Proteins encoded together in one Juglans regia cultivar Chandler chromosome 9, Walnut 2.0, whole genome shotgun sequence window:
- the LOC109015424 gene encoding transcription factor MYB106-like, giving the protein MGRTPCCNADGMNRGPWTPEEDQKLLAYIQHYGCGSWLCLPRKAGLQRCGKSCRLRWNNYLRPDIKRGQFSLLEDRTIIQLHALLGSRWSAIATHLPKRTDNEIKNYWNTHLKKRLAMMGIDPVTHKPKGTVLESANGDPKSASNLSHMAQWENTRLEAEERLVRESQLCYQLYDLPPGFSSGRSSAAASGMLLNETTTSKLAPPRCLDVLKVWESVMLESMLAAGNDHHGGVDSGSVFGLGMGGNSDIASGVSALGFLEINARDHQTYSNEFNEISTMQLHKMNLATGDVGDRQHHHDHDGVFNNLGNYILSANSLIAGSTGSGSSNAVEERARNETNYWHDIINTGSY; this is encoded by the exons ATGGGAAGGACTCCATGCTGCAACGCCGATGGGATGAACCGAGGTCCATGGACACCGGAAGAAGACCAGAAACTCTTAGCCTATATTCAACATTATGGCTGTGGAAGCTGGCTTTGTTTGCCACGAAAAGCAg GTCTTCAAAGATGTGGGAAGAGCTGCAGACTGAGATGGAATAATTACCTCAGACCTGATATTAAGAGGGGGCAGTTCAGTTTACTTGAAGACCGAACCATCATTCAACTTCATGCACTTCTTGGCAGCAG aTGGTCCGCTATAGCCACACACTTGCCAAAGAGAACTGACAACGAGATCAAGAATTACTGGAACACACATCTTAAGAAAAGGTTGGCCATGATGGGCATCGATCCAGTTACTCACAAGCCAAAAGGCACCGTTCTTGAGTCTGCAAATGGTGACCCCAAAAGCGCATCCAATCTTAGCCACATGGCTCAGTGGGAGAACACTCGGCTTGAGGCCGAAGAAAGACTAGTCAGAGAGTCACAGTTATGCTACCAATTATACGATCTGCCGCCAGGCTTTTCTTCAGGAAGATCATCTGCTGCAGCCTCGGGCATGCTACTCAATGAAACAACCACCAGTAAACTCGCACCCCCACGTTGCCTTGACGTTTTGAAAGTATGGGAAAGCGTGATGTTAGAGTCGATGCTAGCTGCAGGAAATGATCATCATGGTGGCGTCGATTCTGGTTCTGTTTTTGGTCTTGGCATGGGTGGCAATTCTGATATTGCCTCTGGGGTATCTGCATTAGGTTTCTTGGAAATCAACGCAAGGGATCATCAAACGTACTCAAATGAATTCAATGAAATATCAACCATGCAGCTCCACAAGATGAATCTGGCTACTGGGGACGTTGGAGATCGTCagcatcatcatgatcatgatggtgtttttaataatttgggCAACTATATTTTATCTGCAAACAGCTTGATTGCAGGCAGTACTGGAAGTGGATCAAGTAATGCTGTCGAGGAACGTGCAAGAAATGAGACGAATTATTGGCATGATATCATTAATACGGGGAGTTACTAA